ACCTTCACGAACTTTAAAACCAGCAACTGATTTTTTAGCTATTACAGTAGTTGCTTTTTGACCAGCAATCTTAGTAATAGTATCTTCAATGTTTTGAATAAGCTTGTTATCTTTCATAGCAAAACCAGCACCAACAGAGATAATAATTTTATCTACCTGAGGAGTTTGCATAGGATTTTTAATTCCTAAGTCTGCTTGTAATTCAGATTTTAAACCTAAATATTTTTCTTTTAAACGAGCCATCTACTTATGCCTCCACTTTACGAACATTTGAAACATCTATAGGCATCTCTTTATTGATATGTCCACCTTTAGTGTTCTCTTCAGTTGGTTTGATAGCTTTCTTAGCAACTTTACAACCCTCTACTATTACCTTGTTTTTCTTAGGTAATACTTCAAGTACAGTAGCTTTAGTTCCGCGATCATCACCAGCGATAATTTCTACAGTATCGCCTTTTTTGAAATTAAACTTTGCCATTAAACAACCTCCGGCGCGAGAGATACGATTTTCATAAATCCAGCATAACGTACTTCACGAGCAACAGGGCCGAAAATACGAGTACCAATTGGCTCTCTCTTGTCATCAAGTATAACAGCTGCATTATCATCAAAA
The sequence above is drawn from the Candidatus Sulfurimonas baltica genome and encodes:
- the rplX gene encoding 50S ribosomal protein L24, whose amino-acid sequence is MAKFNFKKGDTVEIIAGDDRGTKATVLEVLPKKNKVIVEGCKVAKKAIKPTEENTKGGHINKEMPIDVSNVRKVEA